In a genomic window of Carassius carassius chromosome 43, fCarCar2.1, whole genome shotgun sequence:
- the tesmin gene encoding spexin prohormone 2 isoform X2 — protein MNELEDQEYSYKRDLSEGSLVPSHHTHDSPRMANLISHGMHSVPGYSRMEDDYTTYRILPQLTCDPVPPVAHFSLASYPEYLLAQSSHYQHVLGQPYSSWPSQEAFHYGMSSGEICRAVTSISSDSADVYSLEGYSTDQGFRHHDKNQPHALHVPPHDQKLPVDTSNICQPVQIVCDVTGGGQVVVLNHCSPDQIPHSLMMDLNTVSLPKPSEQSCSTEDHSPTEKDARHSEKITSTGLPQTHKTSAGVTFNLAPGPYASQLHQTLCPTQIVELEEEGQTKGRRRVKWEKSKRPCNCTKSQCLKLYCECFANGDVCNNCKCLNCYNNTEHNLERSQAIKACLDRNPGAFRPKIGSRKQGNVKGCHTKGCNCKRSGCLKNYCECYEAKIMCTSTCKCVGCRNYEESPSKMSSEWDRPNSSIYYPTRSPLACITPDVVEATCGCLLAQAEEAEKEGYTAAHTERMILEEFGQCLMQIVRSIFKSNSVQFNE, from the exons ATGAATGAGTTGGAGGACCAAGAGTACAGCTACAAAAGAGACTTATCTGAAGGGTCTCTTGTTCCTTCACACCACACCCATGACAGTCCTAGAATGGCAAATCTCATTAGTCACGGGATGCATTCAGTACCGGGTTACTCCAGGATGGAGGACGACTACACCACTTACAGGATTCTTCCACAGCTAACATGTGATCCTGTGCCTCCAGTAGCCCACTTCAGCTTAGCGTCCTATCCTGAATACTTACTGGCTCAGTCTAGCCATTATCAGCATGTACTAGGCCAACCGTACAGCTCCTGGCCATCCCAGGAGGCTTTTCATTATGGCATGTCATCA ggagagaTCTGTCGAGCGGTCACCAGTATCAGCTCTGATAGTGCAGATGTTTACAGTCTGGAGGGGTATTCTACAGATCAAGGATTCAGACATCACGAT AAAAATCAGCCTCATGCTCTTCATGTGCCACCTCATGACCAGAAGCTTCCAGTTGACACATCTAATATTTGTCAG CCGGTGCAGATTGTGTGTGATGTGACCGGTGGAGGGCAGGTGGTCGTGCTGAACCATTGCAGTCCCGATCAGATTCCTCACTCTCTGATGATGGATCTCAACACAGTGTCTCTGCCAAAGCCATCTGAGCAGAGCTGCTCTACTGAGGACCACTCACCCACCGAAAAAG ATGCCAGACATTCGGAGAAGATCACGTCCACTGGACTGCCTCAGACCCACAAGACATCTGCAGGTGTCACATTCAACCTTGCGCCAGGACCTTACGCTTCTCAG CTTCATCAGACGCTTTGCCCTACTCAGATTGTAGAACTGGAAGAGGAAGGACAGACCAAAGGACGTAGACG TGTGAAGTGGGAAAAATCTAAGCGACCCTGCAACTGCACAAAATCTCAGTGTCTGAAACt ttatTGTGAATGTTTTGCGAACGGAGATGTCTGCAACAACTGCAAATGCTTAAACTGCTACAATAATACTGAACATAACTTGGAGAGATCCCAGGCTATAAAG GCCTGTCTGGACAGGAATCCAGGGGCTTTTCGGCCTAAGATTGGCAGTAGGAAACAGGGGAATGTGAAGGGATGTCACACAAAGGGCTGCAACTGCAAGCGTTCAGGCTGCCTGAAGAACTACTGCGAGTGTTATGAG GCCAAAATCATGTGCACGTCCACCTGTAAGTGTGTGGGCTGCCGAAACTATGAGGAAAGTCCTTCAAAGATGAGCTCTGAGTGGGACAGGCCTAACTCCAGCATCTACTACCCAACCAG GAGTCCTCTGGCGTGCATCACGCCCGATGTAGTGGAAGCCACATGCGGCTGTCTCCTCGCCCAGGCTGAAGAGGCAGAGAAGGAAGGGTACACTGCGGCTCACACTGAGAGAATGATTTTGGAGGAGTTCGGCCAGTGCCTAATGCAGATTGTCCGATCAATATTCAAATCTAACAGCGTGCAATTCAATGAGTAG
- the LOC132125029 gene encoding spexin prohormone 2-like, whose product MISRMWILWTCTVIFLLVRDCHCIQKTTLSKNWGPQSMLYLKGKHGRRFVPDIDDIISSSGLKSWYAVLKGFQKLKSLNARKQSGLFTMQNFVIR is encoded by the exons ATG ATATCAAGGATGTGGATTTTATGGACATGCACAGTCATATTTTTACTGGTGAGAGACTGTCATTGCATTCAAAAG ACCACGTTATCGAAGAACTGGGGACCACAGTCAATGCTCTACTTAAAGGGAAAAC ATGGAAGACGGTTTGTTCCTGACATTGATGATATTATTTCAAGTTCAGGGTTGAAAAGCTGGTACGCAGTTCTCAAAG GGTTTCAGAAACTGAAGTCGCTGAACGCAAGAAAACAATCAGGATTGTTCACAATGCAGAACTTTGTTATCCGTTAA
- the tesmin gene encoding spexin prohormone 2 isoform X1 — protein MNELEDQEYSYKRDLSEGSLVPSHHTHDSPRMANLISHGMHSVPGYSRMEDDYTTYRILPQLTCDPVPPVAHFSLASYPEYLLAQSSHYQHVLGQPYSSWPSQEAFHYGMSSGEICRAVTSISSDSADVYSLEGYSTDQGFRHHDKNQPHALHVPPHDQKLPVDTSNICQMLQPVQIVCDVTGGGQVVVLNHCSPDQIPHSLMMDLNTVSLPKPSEQSCSTEDHSPTEKDARHSEKITSTGLPQTHKTSAGVTFNLAPGPYASQLHQTLCPTQIVELEEEGQTKGRRRVKWEKSKRPCNCTKSQCLKLYCECFANGDVCNNCKCLNCYNNTEHNLERSQAIKACLDRNPGAFRPKIGSRKQGNVKGCHTKGCNCKRSGCLKNYCECYEAKIMCTSTCKCVGCRNYEESPSKMSSEWDRPNSSIYYPTRSPLACITPDVVEATCGCLLAQAEEAEKEGYTAAHTERMILEEFGQCLMQIVRSIFKSNSVQFNE, from the exons ATGAATGAGTTGGAGGACCAAGAGTACAGCTACAAAAGAGACTTATCTGAAGGGTCTCTTGTTCCTTCACACCACACCCATGACAGTCCTAGAATGGCAAATCTCATTAGTCACGGGATGCATTCAGTACCGGGTTACTCCAGGATGGAGGACGACTACACCACTTACAGGATTCTTCCACAGCTAACATGTGATCCTGTGCCTCCAGTAGCCCACTTCAGCTTAGCGTCCTATCCTGAATACTTACTGGCTCAGTCTAGCCATTATCAGCATGTACTAGGCCAACCGTACAGCTCCTGGCCATCCCAGGAGGCTTTTCATTATGGCATGTCATCA ggagagaTCTGTCGAGCGGTCACCAGTATCAGCTCTGATAGTGCAGATGTTTACAGTCTGGAGGGGTATTCTACAGATCAAGGATTCAGACATCACGAT AAAAATCAGCCTCATGCTCTTCATGTGCCACCTCATGACCAGAAGCTTCCAGTTGACACATCTAATATTTGTCAG ATGTTACAGCCGGTGCAGATTGTGTGTGATGTGACCGGTGGAGGGCAGGTGGTCGTGCTGAACCATTGCAGTCCCGATCAGATTCCTCACTCTCTGATGATGGATCTCAACACAGTGTCTCTGCCAAAGCCATCTGAGCAGAGCTGCTCTACTGAGGACCACTCACCCACCGAAAAAG ATGCCAGACATTCGGAGAAGATCACGTCCACTGGACTGCCTCAGACCCACAAGACATCTGCAGGTGTCACATTCAACCTTGCGCCAGGACCTTACGCTTCTCAG CTTCATCAGACGCTTTGCCCTACTCAGATTGTAGAACTGGAAGAGGAAGGACAGACCAAAGGACGTAGACG TGTGAAGTGGGAAAAATCTAAGCGACCCTGCAACTGCACAAAATCTCAGTGTCTGAAACt ttatTGTGAATGTTTTGCGAACGGAGATGTCTGCAACAACTGCAAATGCTTAAACTGCTACAATAATACTGAACATAACTTGGAGAGATCCCAGGCTATAAAG GCCTGTCTGGACAGGAATCCAGGGGCTTTTCGGCCTAAGATTGGCAGTAGGAAACAGGGGAATGTGAAGGGATGTCACACAAAGGGCTGCAACTGCAAGCGTTCAGGCTGCCTGAAGAACTACTGCGAGTGTTATGAG GCCAAAATCATGTGCACGTCCACCTGTAAGTGTGTGGGCTGCCGAAACTATGAGGAAAGTCCTTCAAAGATGAGCTCTGAGTGGGACAGGCCTAACTCCAGCATCTACTACCCAACCAG GAGTCCTCTGGCGTGCATCACGCCCGATGTAGTGGAAGCCACATGCGGCTGTCTCCTCGCCCAGGCTGAAGAGGCAGAGAAGGAAGGGTACACTGCGGCTCACACTGAGAGAATGATTTTGGAGGAGTTCGGCCAGTGCCTAATGCAGATTGTCCGATCAATATTCAAATCTAACAGCGTGCAATTCAATGAGTAG